In Microbacterium sp. zg-Y818, the genomic window CCGACTCGATCGGCATCGGCGACAGCTGGAACGACGTGGAGATGTTCGAGGTGTGCGGCGTCGGCATCGCGATGGGAAACGCCGAGCAGGCGCTCAAGGCGCGCGCCGACGAGGTGACCACGAGCATCCACCACGACGGCGTCTGGAACGCCTTCGTCCGCCACGACCTCGTCGCAGGCTGAGCCTGCCCACGCCCCCGACGCCCCCTCGCCGCGCCGCGCCCTCCCCTCGCCGCGCCCTCCCCGCGCCGCGCCGCTCGAGTGTCACATTCGCACAGTCGAGCGACGCCGAACCCGCCATTTGCGACACCGGAGCAGCGCGGGCCGCCGCGCGACCGTCACAGGAAGATGTCGGGGAACAGCTCGCTGTCGGGGGTTCCCGGCGTCGCGGCGTAGCCGGAGAAGTCGGTGACGCCCGCTTCCGCGAGCACGTCCTCGACGATCAGCGTCTGGCCGCTGCGCTCAGCGGCCGGACGGATCAGCACCTCGTAGGCGGCATCCGCGTAGATCTCCGGCGTGCGACTGACCTTCATCATGCGGTCGCCGCCCAGGGCGAACTGCACCGCGGCCGTCGCGATCGTCGTCGCCGGCCACAGCGTGTTCGCCGCGATGCCGTCGTCGGCGAACTCGGCCGCCATCCCGAGGGTGGCCATCGTCATGCCGTACTTCGCGAGGGTGTAGCCGGTGTGCGCGCCCAGCCACCGCGGCGAGAGGTTCAGCGGCGGCGACAGCGAGAGGATGTGGGGGTTCTCGGCATCCTTCAGCATCGGCACGGCCGCGCGGCTCAGCATGAACGTGCCGCGGACGTTGACGTCCTGCATCAGGTCGTACTTCTTCGCCGAGAGATCCAGTGAGCCCGACAGGTCGATGACGCTGGCGTTGTTCACGACGATATCGATGCCGCCGAACTCGCCCTGGGTCTTCAGCACCGCCGCCATGATGTCGTCGTCGTTGCGCACATCGCCCACGAGCGGCAGCGCCTGCCCGCCCGCCGCCCGGATCTGCTCGGCGGCCGTGTGCACGGTCCCCTCGAGCTTCGGGTGAGGGGTGTCGGTCTTCGCCAGCAGCGCGATGTTCGCCCCGTCGCGCGCGGCGCGCAGGGCGATGGCGAGGCCGATGCCGCGACTGCCGCCGGACATCAGGATGGTCTTGCCGGCGAGGCTCATGCGTTCTCCTTCGAAGCGGTCTTGCGGGATGCCGAGGCGAACGCGGCCACGCGGGCCTTCGCCTGGGGGGTGTCGAAGGCCGCGCCGATGGAGCGGGCCTCCTCGTCGAGCTGCTGGGCGAAGGTGCGCTCGGGCCGGGAGCGGATGAGCCGCTTGGCCTGCCCGTACGCGCCGTAGGCGCCGGCCAACCAGAACCGGGCGACCTCCTCGGCGCGCGCCCGAACCGCCGCGGCGATCGATTCGGCATCCTCGCCGCCGACCACCTCCGCCACGAGACCCCAGTCCCGGGCCTCTTCCGCCGTCAGCATGCGGTCCTGCAGCACGAGCTGCAGCGCCCGGCGCTGACCGACCGCCTGGGCGAGCTGGGCCGACACCGACAGGTCGGGGGTCAGTCCGATGTTCGCGTAGAGGCTGCCGATGCGGGAGTCCGCGCCCACGATCGCGTAGTCGCTGGTGAGCAGGATCCCCAGTCCCCCGCCGGCGGTGGTGCCGTGCGCGGCGGCGACGACGGGGATCGCGGACTCCGTCAGAGCGCGGATGCCGGCGTTGATCACCTCGGCGAGATCGCTGATGTCCTGGCCGGACCCCATGGTCTGGGCCATCGCGCGCACGTCGCCGCCGGCGCAGAACGCCCGCCCGGCGGCGTCGAGCACAATGGCGCCGACGTCGTCGCGGGAGGTCGCCTCGACCGTGACGCGCTCCCATTCGCGGGCGAGCGCGGCGTCGAAGGCGTTGAGGCTCTCGGGCCGGTTGAGCGTGATGCGGGCGAGCCCGTCGTGGACGCTGAACAGGATGGCGTCGCTCATGTCATCTCTTCTCGTCGGAGTGCCGGTCATTTCGGCGCCATGCGGATGGCGCCGTCGAGGCGGATGGTCTCGCCGTTGAGGTAGCCGTTGTCGACGATGTGCGCCACGAGGGCCGCGTACTCGTCGGGCCGGCCGAGCCGTGCGGGGTGGGGCACCTGCTGGCCGAGGGAGTCCTGCGCGGCCTGCGGCAGGCTCGCGAGCATGGGCGTCTCCATGATGCCGGGGGCGATGGTGACGACCCGGATGCCGTAGCGCGCCAGCTCCCGCGCGATGGGGAGCGTCATCGCGTGCACACCGCCCTTGCTGGCGGCGTAGGCGGGCTGGCCGATCTGCCCGTCGAAGGCGGCGACGCTGGCGGTGTTGACGATGACGCCGCGGTCGCCGTCGGCGGTCGGCTCGGTGCGGGCGATGGCGGCGGATGCCTGCGCGACGACGTTGTAGGTGCCGATGAGGTTCACCCGGACGATGCGCTCGAAGTCCCCGAGGGGGGTCGGGGCGCCGTCGCGGTCCAGCACCTTCGCGGGCGGGGCGATGCCGGCGCAGTTGACCACCACCCGCAGGGGCCCGATGCTCGCGGCGGTGGCGACCGCGGCGGCCACCTCGCTCGGATCGGTGACGTCGGCGGGGGCGAACGTGCCGCCGAACTCCGCGGCGCGTTCGGCGCCGGCAGACGAGGGCAGGTCGATGATGACGACGTGCGCGCCGGCGTCGGCCAGGCGTCGCGCGGTGGCCAGTCCCAGCCCGCTCGCGCCTCCCGTGACGAGGGCGGATGCGCCGGCGATGTCCATGTGTTCTCCTTCGAACTGGTGCTGCGTCTCACGGTAAGTGCGACCCGGTGCCATGCGCGGCGTCGCGGCTCCCAGGCTATCGGTCCCGGGGTGCGGTGTCCGTGCCAGACCCTCCAGGGTGCACACTGGCCGGATGTCGCGCCCGTCCCACCCTTTCCCGCCGAGCCCCGCCCTTGCCCGCCCGGCGCCGGGGCGGGTCAGCGGCCGAGGATCGGGGTGAACGCTCCCGCCGCGATCGACACCGCGAGCGCGACGGCCGAGATCGTGGCGCCGGAGAGCAGCAGGATGCCGTCGGCGACGGTCAGCCGGGACTCCCGCGCCCAGGTGCGCGCGCCCGGGGCGCCGAAGGCGCGGGCCTCCATCGCGGTCGCGAGCGACGACCCCCGCCGGATCGCGAGCACGAACAGCGCGAACGCTGTGCCCACCGCCCGCCGCAGTCGCCCGGTGTCGGCGACGCCGCGCGCCCGCCGCGCGAGCGACAGCGCCCGCCAGTCATCCACGAGCAGCCCCAGCATCCGCATGCCGGCGAGCGCCCCGAGCACGAAGCGGGCCGGCAGCCGCACGATCTGCGCCAGCCCGTCGGCGAGGTCGGTGGGGTCCACCGTGACGAACAGCACCACCGCGGGCAGGCCGATCGCAAGCACGCGCAAGAAGGTCGCCGCCGCCAGCAGCAGCGACCCCTCGCTCACCCGGACGAAGAGCCACTCGACGTAGACATCGCCGCTCGTCGCGCCGTAGAGCGCGATGGTGACGGCGGAGGTGGGAGCGGCGATCCACAGCGGCAGCGTCCGCAGCCAGAACTGCCGGGCGCTGAGCCCCGCCGCCAGCAGCAACGGGATCTCCAGCAGCAGGGCGACAAGCGCCGACACCGGATCGATCGTCACGACGAGCGGCAGGGCGATGAGCAGCGCGGCGCCGAGCTTGGCGACCGCGTTGCGCGCGGCGACCGGACCGCTGCCGACCCGGGGACTCACCGGCCCACCTCGAAGCGGCGGGCATGCAGGGCTGCGAGCACGGCCTCGTCGTGGGTGATCGCGACGATCGCGAGCGGACCTCGCTCGTCGATGCCGTCGCGGAGCCCCGCGATGATCGCCACGAGCTCGGCCCACGTGGTGGCATCCTGACCGAAGGTCGGTTCGTCCAGCACCATCACGCGGGGGCGCGTCGCGAGCGTCGCGGCGACCGTGAGCCGGCGCTTCTCGCCGCCGGAGAGCGTGTAGGGATTGGCCTCGGCCAGACGCGCGAGCCGCAGCCGCTCGAGCAAGTCGTCCACCCGCGCCGCCACCTCGGTCTCGGGCAGGCCGAGCGCACGCGGCCCGACGGCCAGCTCCTCGCGCACGGTGCGCGCCAGCAGCTGGTGCTCGGGATCCTGAAAGACCGTGCCGATGCGGGTGAGCAGGCTGCGCGACGACCAGCCGGCCGGGTCGGTTCCGGCATCGGCCCGACGTCGGCGCGCCGCAGCCCCCGCGGCGAGCGCGTCGGATGCCACGACCCGCCCCGCCTCGGACCGCGCCAACCCCGCGAGGGTGAGTCCGAGGGTGGACTTGCCGGCGCCGTTCGGCCCGACGACGCCCAGCACCTCCCCCGCCTGCACCTCGAGGTCCAGCGGGCCGGCGACCGGAACCCCCGGGGTGCGCGCCACCACGAGTCCGCGCGCGGTCAGGAGCGCTTCGCCGGGCGCCCCGGCGGGCGGCGGCGGCACCCGCGGGGCGATGCCGGGCACCCACACCCCTGCCGCAGCGAGCTGCCGCGGCAGGTCGGAGTCGCGGGGGGTGTGCTCCCCCGAACCCAGCACGGCGCGCGGGGACCCGTCTGCGAGCACACCGCCCCCCGGCGCAAGCACGACGACGCGGTCCACCAGCGGCAGCCACACGTCCACCCGGTGCTCGATGACGATCAGGGTGGCGCCGGTGGCATCCAGCACCCGGCCCACGGCGTCGCGCACCTCGGCGACGCCTGCCGGGTCGAGGTTCGCGGTCGGCTCGTCCAGCAGCAGGCCCCCCGGACGCATCGCGATGACACCGGCGAGCGCAAGGCGCTGCTTCTGCCCACCCGACAGCGCCGAGGTCGACCGGTCCAGCGGCACGTCGAGGCCGACCGCCTCCAGCGCCGCGTCCACCCGCTGCCAGATCTCCTGCCGTGGCACGCCGAGGTTCTCGCAGCCGAAGGCGACGTCGTCGCCCACGCGCGCGAGGATCGTCTGGCTGTCGGGATCCTGCAGCACGAGTCCTGCGGTGCCGCGTGTCGCCGTCGCCGGCTCACCGCCGACGAACAGCGCACCCTCCTGCTCGCCCTCGTCGGCACCGCCGAGCACGCCGGCGATGCCGTGAAGCAGCGTCGACTTGCCGGACCCCGACGCGCCGAGAAGCAGCACGCGCTGGCCCGGCTCGATGCGCAGCGACACGTCGCGCACCGCCCAGGCCTCACGCGTCGCATAGCGCCAGCCCCACCCGCGGGCCTCGACGGCGGCGGGTGGGGAGGCAGCGGATGCCGGCACGTCAGACGCGCCGGGAGACCTCGCGGCCTGCCGCGAACCTGCCCAGCGCACCGGTGGCGGCCAGCCCTCGCGCGATGAGCCAGGCGCCGAGACCCGCGATGACCGCGCCCGAGAGCGTCGTCGAGGCGATGTAGACGGTGGTGAAGAGCGTGTCCGCCCCCGCGTACCAGAGGATGCGGTCGTTGATGCCGGCGGCGAGGCCAGCCCCGGCTCCGGCGAGGATCGCCACCGGCAGCCGCCACACGCCGTAGAGGAACAGCAGGAACACCAGCTCGGCCCCCGCCCCCTGCACGAGACCGGAGACGATCGTCAACGGCCCCCACTTGTTGCCGAGGAGGGCCGAGATCACCGCGGCGACGGTCTCGGTGTAGAGGGCCGCCCCCGGCTTTCGGATGATGAGCCCGCCGAGCACTCCTGCGATCAGCCAGGGACCCGCGAGCAGGCCCTGGACGCCGGGCAGCAGCGGCGTCAGCAGCGCGCTCGGACCCTCGTAGCCGACGTTCCACAGCAGGAACACCGCCGCACAGGCGACGGCGATGACGCTGGCCACGACGATGTCGACGACGCGCCAGCGGGCGCGCTGCGACAGCGGCGGAACGGCCGGTCGCGATGAGCTCTGCGCGGTTGCGCCAGCAGGCTTCGATGCGTGCATTTCTCTCTCCTCCCTGCGCCGGCATGATCCGGA contains:
- a CDS encoding ATP-binding cassette domain-containing protein, producing the protein MPASAASPPAAVEARGWGWRYATREAWAVRDVSLRIEPGQRVLLLGASGSGKSTLLHGIAGVLGGADEGEQEGALFVGGEPATATRGTAGLVLQDPDSQTILARVGDDVAFGCENLGVPRQEIWQRVDAALEAVGLDVPLDRSTSALSGGQKQRLALAGVIAMRPGGLLLDEPTANLDPAGVAEVRDAVGRVLDATGATLIVIEHRVDVWLPLVDRVVVLAPGGGVLADGSPRAVLGSGEHTPRDSDLPRQLAAAGVWVPGIAPRVPPPPAGAPGEALLTARGLVVARTPGVPVAGPLDLEVQAGEVLGVVGPNGAGKSTLGLTLAGLARSEAGRVVASDALAAGAAARRRRADAGTDPAGWSSRSLLTRIGTVFQDPEHQLLARTVREELAVGPRALGLPETEVAARVDDLLERLRLARLAEANPYTLSGGEKRRLTVAATLATRPRVMVLDEPTFGQDATTWAELVAIIAGLRDGIDERGPLAIVAITHDEAVLAALHARRFEVGR
- a CDS encoding enoyl-CoA hydratase/isomerase family protein, coding for MSDAILFSVHDGLARITLNRPESLNAFDAALAREWERVTVEATSRDDVGAIVLDAAGRAFCAGGDVRAMAQTMGSGQDISDLAEVINAGIRALTESAIPVVAAAHGTTAGGGLGILLTSDYAIVGADSRIGSLYANIGLTPDLSVSAQLAQAVGQRRALQLVLQDRMLTAEEARDWGLVAEVVGGEDAESIAAAVRARAEEVARFWLAGAYGAYGQAKRLIRSRPERTFAQQLDEEARSIGAAFDTPQAKARVAAFASASRKTASKENA
- a CDS encoding energy-coupling factor transporter transmembrane component T; amino-acid sequence: MSPRVGSGPVAARNAVAKLGAALLIALPLVVTIDPVSALVALLLEIPLLLAAGLSARQFWLRTLPLWIAAPTSAVTIALYGATSGDVYVEWLFVRVSEGSLLLAAATFLRVLAIGLPAVVLFVTVDPTDLADGLAQIVRLPARFVLGALAGMRMLGLLVDDWRALSLARRARGVADTGRLRRAVGTAFALFVLAIRRGSSLATAMEARAFGAPGARTWARESRLTVADGILLLSGATISAVALAVSIAAGAFTPILGR
- a CDS encoding SDR family NAD(P)-dependent oxidoreductase, translating into MDIAGASALVTGGASGLGLATARRLADAGAHVVIIDLPSSAGAERAAEFGGTFAPADVTDPSEVAAAVATAASIGPLRVVVNCAGIAPPAKVLDRDGAPTPLGDFERIVRVNLIGTYNVVAQASAAIARTEPTADGDRGVIVNTASVAAFDGQIGQPAYAASKGGVHAMTLPIARELARYGIRVVTIAPGIMETPMLASLPQAAQDSLGQQVPHPARLGRPDEYAALVAHIVDNGYLNGETIRLDGAIRMAPK
- a CDS encoding ECF transporter S component encodes the protein MHASKPAGATAQSSSRPAVPPLSQRARWRVVDIVVASVIAVACAAVFLLWNVGYEGPSALLTPLLPGVQGLLAGPWLIAGVLGGLIIRKPGAALYTETVAAVISALLGNKWGPLTIVSGLVQGAGAELVFLLFLYGVWRLPVAILAGAGAGLAAGINDRILWYAGADTLFTTVYIASTTLSGAVIAGLGAWLIARGLAATGALGRFAAGREVSRRV
- a CDS encoding NAD(P)-dependent oxidoreductase, coding for MSLAGKTILMSGGSRGIGLAIALRAARDGANIALLAKTDTPHPKLEGTVHTAAEQIRAAGGQALPLVGDVRNDDDIMAAVLKTQGEFGGIDIVVNNASVIDLSGSLDLSAKKYDLMQDVNVRGTFMLSRAAVPMLKDAENPHILSLSPPLNLSPRWLGAHTGYTLAKYGMTMATLGMAAEFADDGIAANTLWPATTIATAAVQFALGGDRMMKVSRTPEIYADAAYEVLIRPAAERSGQTLIVEDVLAEAGVTDFSGYAATPGTPDSELFPDIFL